In Deinococcus gobiensis I-0, one genomic interval encodes:
- a CDS encoding molybdopterin oxidoreductase family protein → MSAPTPTTVRTTCPYCAVQCNFDLHLEGGLPVKVTPTRDCPVAHGTVCKKGLAALSDLRHPDRLSTPLLRKGGELVPVGWAEAMAYVREALTPLLDSDPNRVGVFGSGSLTNEKTYLLGKFARVALKTGNIDYNGRYCMASASTAMNRTVGYDRGLGFPLEDIGTSDLILLVGANVAETLPPIMQYLKAAKDRGGVIYAIDPRATTTTKVAGRGLNLRPGSDGVLALGLLHQMKAWGKIRPTAPAHGMAEVLAHADDYPAARVAHECGISETEFLTLARAYADAAKPLILTGRGPEQSAQGTDTVQAFINLAFLTGHFGKPGGGYGTLTGQGNGQGGREHGQKNDQLPGARSLRDSSHRAEMAALWGVAPEDLPQPGYSAQELLNACGQPTEQGGIEALIVLGSNPVVSAAGAGQVTERLKALKHLIVIDFLPSETAQLATLVLPGSMWCEEEGTTTNLEGRVQRRRRAMTAPGAAREDWRILCDLAAAVCRSQGFMYGSFREVQDEFFAATKGGKADYSGLSAERLDRASAQWPVKSAGGPDTPHAYAPSYPTPDGLATLRVPEVRVTLGAPRSLTLITGRLGNQYQSGTQSRRNPALKAEATAQMHPGTAAEYGLGAGDPVRLRTAHGEAVLPVALTPGIRSDTVFLPFHWPGTANLLTDPDTLDPHSRMPQFKGTAVTLHPVGVAATLAGAPPSIRAAAPL, encoded by the coding sequence ATGAGCGCGCCCACTCCCACCACAGTCCGGACCACCTGCCCGTACTGCGCCGTGCAGTGCAATTTCGACCTGCACCTGGAAGGCGGGCTGCCGGTGAAAGTCACGCCGACCAGGGACTGCCCGGTGGCGCACGGCACGGTCTGCAAAAAGGGCCTCGCCGCCCTGAGCGACCTGCGCCACCCCGACCGCCTGAGCACGCCGCTGCTGCGCAAAGGCGGCGAACTGGTCCCGGTGGGCTGGGCCGAGGCGATGGCCTACGTGCGCGAAGCCCTGACGCCGCTGCTGGACAGTGACCCGAACCGCGTGGGCGTGTTCGGCAGCGGCAGCCTGACCAATGAGAAGACCTACCTGCTGGGCAAGTTCGCCCGCGTGGCCCTGAAAACGGGCAACATCGACTACAACGGCCGCTACTGCATGGCCTCGGCCAGCACGGCCATGAACCGCACGGTGGGCTACGACCGGGGCCTGGGCTTTCCGCTGGAGGACATCGGCACCAGCGACCTGATCCTGCTGGTCGGCGCCAACGTGGCCGAGACGCTGCCGCCGATCATGCAGTACCTCAAGGCGGCCAAGGACCGGGGCGGCGTGATCTACGCCATCGACCCGCGCGCCACGACCACCACCAAGGTCGCCGGGCGCGGCCTGAACCTGCGCCCCGGCAGCGACGGCGTGCTGGCGCTGGGACTGCTGCACCAGATGAAGGCGTGGGGCAAGATTCGCCCGACCGCCCCTGCCCACGGCATGGCCGAGGTGCTCGCGCACGCGGACGACTACCCGGCCGCCCGCGTAGCCCACGAGTGCGGCATTTCCGAAACCGAGTTCCTGACGTTGGCGCGCGCCTACGCCGACGCGGCCAAGCCCCTGATCCTGACCGGGCGCGGCCCCGAGCAGAGCGCGCAGGGCACCGACACGGTGCAGGCCTTCATCAACCTCGCGTTCCTGACCGGGCACTTCGGCAAGCCGGGCGGCGGCTACGGCACCCTGACCGGCCAGGGCAACGGTCAGGGCGGGCGCGAGCACGGCCAGAAGAACGACCAGCTCCCCGGCGCGCGCAGCCTGCGCGACTCCAGCCACCGCGCCGAGATGGCCGCGCTGTGGGGCGTCGCGCCGGAGGACCTGCCGCAGCCGGGCTACAGCGCCCAGGAACTGCTGAACGCCTGCGGCCAGCCCACTGAACAGGGCGGCATAGAGGCCCTCATCGTGCTGGGCAGCAACCCGGTGGTCAGCGCGGCGGGGGCCGGGCAGGTGACCGAGCGCCTCAAGGCCCTGAAGCACCTCATCGTCATCGACTTCCTGCCCAGCGAGACCGCGCAGCTCGCCACGCTGGTCCTGCCCGGCAGCATGTGGTGCGAGGAAGAAGGCACGACCACCAACCTCGAGGGCCGGGTGCAGCGCCGCCGCAGGGCCATGACCGCGCCGGGGGCCGCCCGCGAGGACTGGCGCATCCTGTGCGACCTCGCCGCCGCCGTGTGCCGGTCCCAGGGCTTTATGTACGGCAGCTTCCGCGAGGTGCAGGACGAGTTCTTCGCGGCGACGAAGGGCGGCAAGGCCGACTACAGCGGTCTGAGCGCCGAGCGCCTGGACCGCGCCAGCGCCCAGTGGCCGGTGAAGTCGGCGGGCGGCCCCGACACCCCGCACGCCTACGCGCCCAGCTACCCCACGCCGGACGGCCTGGCGACGCTGCGGGTGCCGGAGGTGCGGGTCACGCTGGGCGCGCCGCGCAGCCTGACCCTGATCACCGGACGGCTGGGCAACCAGTACCAGAGCGGCACCCAGAGCCGGCGCAACCCGGCCCTCAAGGCCGAGGCCACCGCCCAGATGCACCCCGGCACCGCCGCCGAGTACGGCCTGGGCGCGGGCGACCCGGTGCGGCTGCGCACCGCGCACGGCGAGGCGGTGCTGCCCGTCGCCCTGACCCCCGGCATCCGGTCCGACACCGTGTTCCTGCCCTTCCACTGGCCGGGGACCGCCAACCTCCTGACCGACCCCGACACGCTGGACCCCCATTCGCGCATGCCGCAGTTCAAGGGCACGGCCGTCACGCTGCACCCCGTGGGCGTGGCCGCGACGCTGGCCGGAGCGCCGCCCTCCATCCGGGCCGCCGCGCCCCTGTAA